A region of Methanocorpusculum labreanum Z DNA encodes the following proteins:
- the carB gene encoding carbamoyl-phosphate synthase large subunit, which yields MPKNTSLKKVLLIGSGPIQIGQAAEFDYAGSQACKAVREEGIEVVLVNSNPATIQTDPETADKVYVEPLKADIIAEIIKKEKPDGILSGMGGQTGLNLTAELYELGALEGVQILGTPLEAIYHGEDRDLFKKLMLEIGEPIPKSFILTKIEQLDEAYEEVGLPAIIRPAYTLGGAGGGVANTKEELRTIVEHGLTKSRVHQVLIEESVKGWNEIEFEVMRDAADTCIIICGMENVDPMGVHTGESVVVAPILSLTSDEFGIMRRAAIKIIRALNVQGGCNIQFAFNNGDYRVIEVNPRVSRSSALASKATGYPIARVAAKVAIGLHLDEIMNTVTGCTPACFEPAVDYVVVKVSRWPFDKFKTADRTLTTSMKSTGEVMAIGRTVEEGFKKALRSLDTDIYRHTDLNEIRMILSRPTDERFPTLFDAFRLGMTVKEVYDLTQIEPFFLEKIQNVVDIELELRDHPTEELVKTSKKFGFSNAEIRELTGWNIYKIESLVGLPTYKMVDTCSAEFPAKTPYYYSTWEQECELTQSDRKKILILGSGAIRIGQGIEFDYCTVHAVKSLREEGIEVHILNNNPETVSTDFDTSDRLYFEPMQLEDVVNILRKGDYDGVMVQFGGQNSVNLAIPIQEEIKLFGLKTKVLGTSPDNMDVAEDRNRFSVLLDQNNIPSPANGSAYSEKEAYAIANKIGYPVLVRPSYVLGGRAMELVHDELELQTYIKEAVRVSNTHPVLIDRYLDNATELDVDAVSDGETVLIGGVMEHIEEAGVHSGDSACVIPTQTLTPEQIATVKDYTRKIALSLGVVGLINIQYAIHKGTVYVLEANPRASRTVPFVSKATGLPLAKIAAKLMLGKKLADLGYQEKEISHVAVKEVLLPFSRLPGVDPILGPEMKSTGEVIGIDYDFGRAFYKASQAADNTIPLKGNVFISVTNDQKTEILPIARKLYDLGFSLYGTEGTVKFLAQNDIPMNLVRKVQEGSPNILDMIRALDVHLLINTPGDKNARADHLQIMRASIDYSIPYITTIFGAEAAVQAIESMKTNTITVEPLSHYHS from the coding sequence ATGCCTAAAAACACCTCACTCAAAAAAGTCCTGCTCATCGGATCAGGACCGATCCAGATCGGACAGGCTGCCGAGTTTGACTATGCAGGAAGCCAGGCATGTAAAGCTGTGCGTGAAGAGGGCATCGAAGTTGTATTAGTCAACTCCAACCCGGCTACGATCCAGACCGACCCCGAAACTGCGGATAAAGTCTATGTTGAACCGCTGAAAGCAGATATCATTGCCGAGATCATCAAAAAGGAAAAACCGGATGGTATTCTCTCAGGTATGGGAGGCCAGACCGGTCTGAACCTTACGGCTGAACTCTATGAACTTGGTGCCCTTGAAGGCGTACAGATTCTTGGAACGCCGCTTGAAGCAATCTATCATGGTGAAGATCGTGATCTCTTCAAGAAACTCATGCTCGAGATCGGTGAACCTATCCCGAAGAGTTTCATCTTAACCAAAATCGAGCAGCTCGACGAGGCATACGAAGAAGTCGGTCTCCCCGCAATCATTCGTCCGGCATACACACTTGGCGGAGCCGGTGGAGGAGTTGCGAACACCAAAGAGGAACTCAGAACGATCGTTGAACACGGTCTCACCAAATCCCGTGTCCACCAGGTCCTGATCGAAGAGTCGGTCAAGGGCTGGAACGAGATCGAGTTTGAGGTCATGCGTGATGCGGCAGACACCTGTATCATCATCTGCGGAATGGAAAACGTCGATCCGATGGGTGTCCACACCGGAGAGTCCGTTGTCGTCGCTCCGATCCTGTCCCTCACCTCAGACGAGTTTGGCATCATGCGCCGGGCCGCAATCAAAATCATCCGTGCCCTCAACGTGCAGGGCGGATGCAACATCCAGTTTGCCTTCAACAACGGTGATTACCGTGTCATTGAAGTCAACCCGCGTGTCTCGCGTTCCTCGGCACTTGCCTCGAAAGCGACCGGTTACCCGATCGCCCGGGTCGCTGCAAAAGTCGCCATCGGTCTGCACCTCGATGAGATCATGAACACGGTTACCGGCTGCACGCCGGCCTGTTTCGAGCCGGCTGTTGATTACGTCGTGGTCAAAGTCTCCAGATGGCCGTTCGACAAATTCAAGACCGCTGATAGGACCCTCACCACTTCGATGAAAAGTACCGGAGAGGTCATGGCAATCGGCCGTACCGTTGAAGAAGGATTCAAGAAAGCTCTCCGCTCGCTTGATACGGATATCTACCGGCACACCGATCTGAACGAGATCAGAATGATCCTCTCCCGCCCGACCGATGAGAGATTCCCGACCCTCTTTGATGCCTTCCGCCTTGGAATGACCGTCAAGGAAGTCTACGACCTCACCCAGATCGAACCGTTCTTCTTAGAGAAGATCCAGAACGTCGTGGACATCGAACTTGAACTCCGCGACCACCCCACTGAAGAGCTTGTCAAGACCTCCAAGAAGTTTGGATTCTCCAACGCAGAGATCCGCGAGCTTACCGGCTGGAACATCTATAAGATCGAGAGTCTTGTCGGCCTTCCGACCTACAAGATGGTCGACACCTGCTCTGCCGAGTTCCCGGCAAAGACGCCCTACTACTACTCCACCTGGGAACAGGAGTGCGAACTTACCCAGTCTGATCGGAAAAAGATCCTCATCCTCGGTTCCGGAGCTATACGCATTGGTCAGGGAATCGAGTTCGATTATTGTACGGTTCACGCAGTCAAGTCCCTGCGTGAGGAAGGCATCGAGGTCCATATCTTAAATAATAACCCGGAGACGGTTTCAACCGACTTCGATACCTCGGACCGTCTCTACTTCGAACCGATGCAGCTTGAAGATGTCGTCAATATCCTGAGAAAAGGTGACTATGACGGTGTTATGGTGCAGTTCGGCGGTCAGAACTCCGTGAACCTCGCCATCCCAATTCAGGAAGAGATCAAACTCTTCGGTCTGAAGACCAAGGTCCTTGGAACGAGCCCCGACAATATGGATGTTGCCGAAGACAGAAACCGGTTCAGCGTTCTGTTAGATCAGAACAACATCCCGTCACCGGCAAATGGTTCCGCCTACTCCGAAAAGGAGGCATACGCAATTGCCAACAAGATCGGATACCCGGTCTTAGTTAGACCAAGCTACGTTCTCGGCGGCCGTGCAATGGAACTTGTTCACGATGAACTTGAACTCCAGACCTACATTAAAGAGGCCGTTCGTGTTTCCAACACCCACCCGGTCTTGATCGACAGATATCTCGACAATGCAACCGAGCTGGATGTGGACGCGGTTTCTGATGGAGAAACGGTCCTTATCGGCGGTGTGATGGAACACATCGAAGAAGCCGGTGTCCACTCCGGAGATTCGGCATGTGTCATCCCGACCCAGACCCTCACTCCCGAGCAGATCGCAACCGTCAAAGACTACACGAGAAAGATTGCTCTCTCCCTCGGTGTAGTCGGTCTGATCAACATCCAGTATGCGATCCACAAAGGAACGGTCTATGTTCTTGAGGCAAACCCGCGTGCAAGCAGAACGGTTCCGTTCGTCTCGAAGGCAACCGGTCTCCCGCTTGCAAAGATCGCGGCCAAACTCATGCTTGGAAAGAAACTTGCAGACCTTGGCTACCAGGAGAAAGAGATCAGTCACGTCGCGGTCAAAGAAGTTCTTCTTCCGTTCTCCAGACTGCCGGGCGTTGACCCGATCCTCGGTCCGGAGATGAAGAGTACCGGTGAAGTCATCGGTATCGATTACGACTTCGGCAGAGCTTTCTACAAGGCAAGCCAGGCAGCTGACAATACCATCCCGCTGAAAGGAAATGTCTTCATCTCAGTTACCAATGATCAGAAGACTGAGATCCTGCCGATTGCCCGCAAGCTCTACGATCTCGGATTCTCACTCTACGGTACGGAAGGCACGGTCAAGTTCCTTGCGCAGAACGACATCCCAATGAATCTTGTCAGAAAGGTTCAGGAAGGCTCACCGAACATTCTGGATATGATCCGGGCACTGGATGTGCATCTCCTTATCAACACACCCGGCGATAAAAATGCACGGGCAGACCACCTGCAGATCATGCGGGCAAGCATCGACTACTCGATCCCCTATATCACGACCATTTTCGGAGCAGAGGCGGCCGTGCAGGCAATCGAGTCGATGAAGACCAACACGATCACCGTCGAACCGCTGAGTCACTACCACAGCTAA
- a CDS encoding lipase/acyltransferase domain-containing protein has protein sequence MTETRTKTAKSPIIFIPGIMGSRLYDQTGSLVWVEYSLKLTKLGEMMGMQNTLTVKNNEIDQVILPENQREYGALGPFEYPYKKIVDLLCDVFPENGVYFYSYDFRQTIADSADLLHNQIQNIQNITGEAKVDLIAHSLGGLIVSAYLEGYGNENIEKAIILATPYEGSPDTINTALTGEMTYIPGSVLDTVTKITRDVRTSFPSAAELIPTDAYTGLHPPYLYTENIPFSDDMRERENIFSEGEPYYTPAGITREAGVNVYNPIPGNQYEMILKKIFGEEQTLRRENNSRIITDLERSYFAVGINRQTIRSLMFSDDPLNPEITHIIYDHAGDGSVPEESATMYGYLETLGKDQKGNSRLLKIDTEHGGITNHGKVLDWIVAILSDVPTDHIQSDPTIEDNTVMVKIAGHQEILSKLHKLVTSMKNQKNTQ, from the coding sequence ATGACAGAAACAAGAACCAAAACTGCAAAATCTCCGATTATATTCATACCCGGCATTATGGGCAGCCGGCTTTATGATCAGACCGGCAGTCTTGTCTGGGTTGAATATTCGCTCAAACTTACAAAACTCGGCGAGATGATGGGGATGCAAAATACCCTGACGGTAAAAAACAACGAAATCGATCAGGTGATCCTCCCGGAAAATCAGCGTGAATACGGAGCTTTGGGACCGTTCGAATACCCCTATAAAAAAATCGTTGACCTGCTCTGTGACGTATTCCCGGAAAATGGTGTCTACTTTTATTCCTATGATTTTCGTCAGACCATAGCAGACTCCGCCGATCTGTTACATAACCAGATTCAAAACATCCAAAATATTACCGGCGAAGCCAAGGTCGATCTTATTGCCCACAGTCTCGGCGGGCTGATCGTTTCAGCATATCTCGAAGGTTACGGAAATGAAAATATTGAAAAAGCCATTATCCTTGCGACCCCCTATGAAGGCTCCCCTGACACGATAAACACGGCATTGACCGGTGAAATGACGTACATTCCAGGAAGTGTGCTTGATACAGTAACGAAAATTACCAGGGATGTACGGACAAGTTTTCCCTCGGCCGCGGAACTTATTCCAACCGATGCCTATACAGGCCTTCATCCGCCATATCTCTACACGGAAAATATTCCATTCAGCGATGACATGAGGGAGAGGGAAAACATATTTTCTGAGGGGGAGCCGTATTATACCCCGGCAGGGATTACACGGGAGGCCGGTGTGAATGTGTACAATCCGATTCCCGGGAATCAGTATGAGATGATTCTGAAAAAAATCTTTGGCGAAGAGCAGACCCTCAGACGAGAAAACAACAGCCGGATCATCACCGATCTCGAAAGATCATACTTTGCTGTCGGTATCAACCGCCAGACCATCCGGTCACTGATGTTTTCAGATGACCCGTTGAATCCCGAGATAACTCACATAATATATGATCATGCAGGTGATGGATCAGTTCCCGAGGAGTCGGCAACCATGTATGGGTATCTGGAAACGCTTGGAAAAGACCAGAAAGGAAACAGCCGTCTGTTAAAGATAGATACAGAACATGGAGGGATCACGAATCATGGAAAAGTCTTGGATTGGATCGTTGCCATTCTTTCAGATGTTCCGACTGACCATATCCAGTCGGATCCTACCATCGAAGACAACACGGTCATGGTGAAGATCGCAGGACATCAGGAAATACTTTCGAAACTACATAAACTCGTTACTTCAATGAAAAATCAGAAAAACACTCAATAA
- a CDS encoding KEOPS complex subunit Pcc1: MKISGEIRSKNLRADDIEKSLSPDNGGFIETSFEDGCIVARVNGESLRSVIATVDDYLMNLSVAERLIETICEENTLKNTTGE; the protein is encoded by the coding sequence GTGAAAATTTCCGGCGAGATCAGATCGAAAAATCTGCGTGCAGATGATATCGAAAAATCTCTTTCGCCGGATAACGGCGGGTTTATTGAAACTTCTTTTGAGGACGGGTGTATTGTGGCGAGGGTGAACGGCGAGTCGCTTCGGTCGGTTATTGCGACAGTTGATGATTATCTGATGAATCTCTCGGTTGCAGAACGGCTCATCGAGACGATCTGCGAAGAGAATACGTTAAAAAATACTACAGGTGAATAA
- a CDS encoding MFS transporter has protein sequence MSEDTIQKKFIIYFCIIGCFAIFSTTISKNPVLPLYAASLGANDAYLGLIAAVSPLAGILFSFPVGLISDRLGRRKLLIVSGCIFLIAPLLYLLITDPVFLIPIRFFHGLATAILGPVVGAAIAEKFGNRKGVMMGTYSSATLVGRTAAPLIGGTIITLFALAPGFTAYHMVYLAAFCAAVPVFILILFFRDTHGSVQKVTVADFTNSLKTFLSNKGLRAASTAEMITYFCFGTFETFLPVYLLLIGVPAWQTGVIFAVQVVVIALTKPFFGRRADTGNPQKQIAAGMLITGISLGIMGLTINFWILLVLSSIFGIGMSLSTVATNVYAANTAEKNELGASLGALSSIMDIGHTSGPLVSGIVITLAGYQIGFGLCLALSVLTSVFVLITR, from the coding sequence ATGTCAGAAGATACTATACAAAAAAAGTTCATCATCTACTTCTGCATAATCGGCTGCTTCGCGATATTCTCGACAACGATTTCAAAAAATCCCGTTCTCCCCTTATATGCAGCGTCTCTTGGAGCAAATGATGCCTACCTCGGCCTTATCGCCGCCGTATCCCCTCTCGCCGGCATTCTCTTCAGTTTTCCCGTAGGCCTGATCTCCGACAGGCTTGGCCGAAGAAAACTCCTTATCGTCTCAGGATGCATATTTCTTATAGCTCCCCTGCTTTATCTTCTGATAACGGACCCGGTATTTCTTATCCCCATCAGATTCTTTCACGGCTTGGCGACGGCGATCCTTGGACCGGTGGTAGGAGCGGCGATCGCAGAAAAATTCGGCAACAGAAAAGGCGTAATGATGGGGACATACAGTTCTGCCACACTCGTCGGCAGGACGGCAGCTCCGCTGATTGGCGGAACAATTATCACATTATTTGCCTTGGCACCGGGATTCACCGCCTATCATATGGTGTATCTCGCAGCGTTTTGTGCTGCAGTACCGGTGTTTATTCTGATCCTTTTCTTCCGTGATACGCATGGGAGCGTGCAAAAAGTAACCGTTGCCGATTTTACAAACAGTCTGAAGACATTTCTCTCGAACAAAGGGCTTCGTGCTGCATCCACAGCAGAGATGATAACCTACTTCTGTTTTGGCACGTTTGAAACATTCTTGCCTGTCTATCTGCTCCTGATCGGCGTTCCTGCCTGGCAGACCGGCGTCATTTTTGCCGTGCAGGTGGTGGTCATCGCACTCACCAAGCCGTTCTTCGGCAGACGTGCAGACACGGGAAATCCACAAAAACAGATCGCAGCGGGTATGCTCATAACAGGTATCTCGCTTGGAATCATGGGTTTAACAATAAACTTCTGGATCCTCCTCGTTCTAAGCAGTATTTTTGGGATCGGGATGTCGCTCTCTACAGTAGCGACCAACGTGTATGCTGCTAACACTGCAGAAAAGAACGAACTCGGCGCATCTCTCGGGGCCCTTTCCTCGATCATGGACATCGGTCATACATCGGGCCCTCTTGTCAGCGGGATCGTAATAACGCTTGCAGGATACCAGATTGGTTTTGGTCTTTGCCTTGCCCTGTCGGTACTGACGTCAGTATTTGTGCTGATAACCAGATAA
- a CDS encoding 30S ribosomal protein S3ae: MARKKQSGGRKVEGWKAKNWYKVHAPEFLGKQFIGEIISSNPENVPGRVLTVSLGELIQDYSKQNVRASFKIMNVAGDAAYTQFNGHEMTKEFVRAMVKKRASRVDSTITVTPLGSTRELQVTITAFTINHARLSQVQELRAKMVKVVEDSAKEADFESFVSAMLKGELSKKMFAECKPIFPVRRIEIIKSESVSSAADRAAALIR, translated from the coding sequence ATGGCAAGAAAAAAGCAGAGTGGCGGACGCAAAGTCGAGGGCTGGAAGGCAAAGAACTGGTATAAAGTTCATGCACCGGAGTTCCTCGGCAAGCAGTTCATTGGAGAGATCATCTCTTCAAATCCGGAAAACGTTCCGGGCCGTGTATTGACGGTTAGTCTGGGCGAACTTATCCAGGACTATTCCAAACAGAATGTTCGTGCATCCTTTAAGATCATGAATGTTGCAGGCGATGCAGCATACACCCAGTTCAATGGTCACGAGATGACCAAAGAGTTCGTTCGTGCAATGGTAAAGAAACGGGCCTCCCGCGTCGACAGCACGATCACGGTCACGCCCCTTGGCAGTACCCGCGAACTTCAGGTCACGATCACCGCATTCACTATCAACCACGCAAGACTTTCCCAGGTTCAGGAGCTTCGTGCAAAGATGGTGAAGGTCGTTGAAGATTCCGCAAAGGAAGCCGACTTCGAGTCCTTTGTTTCTGCTATGCTGAAAGGCGAACTTTCCAAGAAGATGTTCGCAGAATGCAAGCCAATCTTCCCGGTCCGCAGAATCGAGATCATCAAATCCGAGTCGGTCAGCTCTGCAGCAGACCGCGCAGCAGCTCTTATCCGTTAA
- the carA gene encoding glutamine-hydrolyzing carbamoyl-phosphate synthase small subunit, producing MKAVLGLEDGTIITGTGFGVEGCASGELVVTLVSTGYMEALSDPSVAGQLLMFGYPLVGNYGANKDQLQHDKVHAAGTIVRELCVHPKHQPTLGEFFEDNGLIGIEGVDTRMLTIKLREQGVMRATLITGSDDGYKAVTMAQTAPVQETRELIPGVTCKAPYHIEGKGKKIAVLDLGCRKSVFTSLKNRGADIYVYPYGTPADVIMADKPSALFLTNGPGYPFAAPKAISCVKDILGTIPVQGICMGAEIIAAALGGQVEKLKLGHRGASQPVKFSDGTVAVTFQGHGYAVVADSLPEGCEVNCVNANDGTVEGFVNNDLGVYCVQFHPEHDGIYDGVEKPIYDIMYRGIPDA from the coding sequence ATGAAGGCTGTCTTAGGACTTGAAGATGGGACAATCATCACCGGAACCGGCTTTGGCGTTGAAGGCTGCGCCTCCGGCGAACTGGTTGTCACCCTTGTATCTACAGGATACATGGAAGCCCTTAGTGACCCGAGTGTCGCCGGACAACTATTGATGTTCGGCTATCCACTTGTTGGAAACTACGGAGCAAACAAAGATCAGCTCCAGCATGACAAAGTTCACGCTGCGGGAACAATTGTGCGTGAACTCTGCGTTCATCCAAAACACCAGCCGACACTTGGCGAATTCTTTGAGGATAACGGCCTTATTGGAATCGAAGGTGTCGACACGCGGATGCTCACAATAAAACTGCGTGAACAGGGCGTTATGCGTGCGACCCTTATCACCGGTTCAGATGACGGATACAAGGCCGTCACCATGGCTCAGACCGCTCCGGTCCAGGAAACCCGCGAACTTATTCCCGGTGTAACCTGCAAAGCCCCCTACCACATCGAAGGAAAAGGCAAAAAGATCGCCGTCCTCGATCTCGGATGCAGAAAATCAGTATTCACCAGTCTGAAAAACCGCGGCGCAGACATCTATGTCTACCCATACGGAACCCCGGCTGATGTGATCATGGCAGACAAACCAAGCGCGCTCTTCTTAACGAACGGCCCGGGTTATCCGTTTGCCGCACCGAAAGCAATCTCCTGCGTCAAAGATATCCTTGGAACCATCCCGGTACAGGGAATCTGTATGGGTGCAGAGATCATTGCGGCGGCTCTCGGCGGTCAGGTTGAAAAACTCAAACTTGGTCACCGCGGAGCAAGCCAGCCGGTGAAATTCTCCGACGGCACCGTTGCCGTAACTTTCCAGGGACACGGCTACGCAGTAGTCGCCGACAGTCTTCCGGAAGGCTGTGAAGTAAACTGTGTCAATGCAAACGACGGCACGGTCGAGGGATTTGTCAACAACGACCTCGGCGTGTACTGTGTACAGTTCCATCCGGAACACGATGGAATCTACGACGGCGTGGAAAAACCAATTTACGATATCATGTACAGAGGAATCCCAGATGCCTAA
- a CDS encoding BaiN/RdsA family NAD(P)/FAD-dependent oxidoreductase — protein sequence MSMHEYDVIVVGTGPAGLFCAAHLAPAKVLVLEKMKLPGRKLLLAGSGQCNLTHAGDVKTFTANYGDHGNFVKPSLMACSNQAVTDFFEHRGVPLFTNENGKVFPVSLLADDVLDALLFACDEAGVEINYSEGVKSITPNMNGYSVETSFGVYRTKYVVIATGGMSYSGTGSTGDGYGFAESLGHTITPPEPSLTPVYVDDHPLKDLSGISLPAKVSIWREGKKLLTREGDLLITRFGYSGPVILDASRWMRAGDLLKIAFTPLSPQEVDVLLKERTAASGGKQIQNLLSGLSCPDRLIRALVEASGIPEGTTGGQFTSKMRAALVENLTAFPVRISRLGDFNAAMCTAGGVSLSEINKKTCESKIAPGIFFAGEVMDLDGDTGGYNIQAAFSTGFAAAKTILKLLCA from the coding sequence ATGAGTATGCATGAGTATGATGTGATCGTTGTTGGGACAGGACCCGCGGGACTGTTTTGTGCTGCCCATCTTGCCCCGGCGAAGGTTCTCGTCCTGGAAAAGATGAAACTGCCGGGACGAAAACTTCTGCTGGCCGGTTCCGGTCAGTGTAATCTCACGCATGCCGGTGATGTGAAAACATTCACCGCAAACTACGGGGATCACGGGAATTTTGTGAAGCCTTCTCTGATGGCGTGTTCTAATCAGGCCGTGACGGATTTTTTCGAACACCGGGGTGTTCCTTTGTTCACAAACGAGAACGGGAAGGTGTTTCCTGTTTCCCTTCTCGCGGATGACGTGCTGGATGCGTTGCTTTTTGCCTGTGATGAGGCGGGCGTCGAGATCAATTATTCGGAAGGAGTGAAATCGATAACCCCGAACATGAACGGGTATTCTGTGGAGACCTCATTTGGGGTATATCGGACGAAGTATGTGGTGATCGCGACCGGGGGGATGTCATATTCCGGGACCGGTTCGACGGGTGACGGGTATGGTTTTGCAGAATCACTTGGCCATACGATCACCCCTCCCGAGCCGTCTTTGACGCCGGTGTATGTCGATGATCATCCGCTCAAAGATCTCTCCGGGATCTCTCTTCCGGCAAAGGTCAGCATCTGGCGCGAGGGGAAAAAACTGCTGACCCGGGAGGGCGATCTGCTGATCACCCGATTTGGGTATTCGGGTCCGGTGATCCTGGATGCTTCGCGATGGATGCGTGCGGGAGATCTGCTCAAGATCGCGTTCACCCCCCTCTCTCCGCAAGAAGTGGATGTTCTTCTCAAGGAACGGACTGCCGCATCCGGGGGAAAGCAGATCCAGAATCTGCTGTCCGGTCTTTCCTGTCCGGATCGTCTCATCCGTGCTCTGGTGGAAGCATCCGGGATTCCCGAAGGAACGACCGGTGGTCAGTTCACGTCGAAGATGCGTGCCGCGCTGGTTGAAAATCTGACGGCATTTCCGGTCAGAATTTCCCGGCTTGGCGATTTCAACGCGGCGATGTGCACGGCTGGCGGTGTTTCACTTTCCGAGATCAATAAGAAGACCTGCGAGTCAAAAATCGCTCCGGGGATATTTTTCGCAGGAGAAGTGATGGATCTGGACGGGGATACGGGCGGGTATAATATCCAGGCGGCGTTTTCGACAGGTTTTGCCGCTGCGAAAACGATCCTTAAGTTGTTGTGCGCGTGA
- a CDS encoding DHH family phosphoesterase: MSLEEAAKTIADRLRGMEYVEMYTHHDADGISSAAIMSIALKREGIAFRLRFLPVLTESDVTNPDISLLCDLGASCAGLPETTMIIDHHVPYTTSKYHINPRLFGVDGETELSAAGCAYLVANALSDNRDLAGLVLLGIIGDGQKLAGMNEKIIGEGIANNLINPGKGILLPGRTTKEQIETAASPYLPGLSGNSGESEEVAKICSAKTSDEAYLGCLLSEIIARSNASYDALMNLYGDTWDLERESIQNAHSLTMVIDACGKAGKTEIAFGLACGDASLLKEAWEIALSFKKKVIAAADSAKQITKNAWMVDSVDTVSDVADMFAESENRPLFVLCRGESYLKISARAPRSADVDFEQFIVTAAKTFGGKGGGHKTRAGGEFPLACETEFIRSLEALA, translated from the coding sequence ATGTCACTTGAAGAAGCCGCCAAAACGATCGCCGACCGCCTGAGAGGAATGGAGTACGTGGAAATGTACACCCATCACGATGCGGACGGCATATCCTCGGCGGCAATCATGTCCATCGCCTTAAAACGGGAAGGCATCGCGTTTAGGCTCAGGTTCTTACCTGTTCTTACCGAATCCGATGTCACGAATCCGGACATTTCCCTTCTTTGTGACCTGGGTGCGTCGTGCGCCGGATTACCGGAGACGACAATGATCATCGATCACCACGTGCCTTACACCACCTCGAAGTACCATATCAACCCGCGGCTGTTCGGCGTAGACGGCGAAACGGAACTTTCCGCTGCCGGCTGCGCCTATCTGGTCGCGAATGCCCTTTCAGATAACCGTGACCTTGCAGGTTTGGTTCTTCTCGGCATCATTGGGGATGGTCAGAAACTCGCCGGTATGAATGAAAAGATCATCGGCGAGGGGATAGCGAATAATCTGATAAATCCGGGGAAAGGAATCCTTCTTCCCGGCAGGACAACCAAAGAACAGATCGAAACGGCAGCCTCTCCGTATCTTCCGGGCCTTTCCGGAAACAGCGGAGAGTCTGAGGAGGTCGCAAAGATCTGTTCGGCGAAGACCTCGGACGAGGCCTATCTCGGCTGTCTTTTATCGGAAATCATCGCACGATCAAATGCCTCATATGATGCTCTGATGAATCTCTACGGTGATACCTGGGATCTTGAGCGTGAAAGCATCCAGAATGCCCATTCTCTGACGATGGTCATCGATGCCTGCGGCAAAGCAGGCAAAACCGAGATCGCGTTCGGACTGGCATGCGGGGATGCTTCCCTGCTGAAAGAAGCCTGGGAGATTGCCCTTTCTTTTAAGAAAAAGGTGATCGCTGCCGCAGATTCAGCCAAACAGATAACAAAGAATGCATGGATGGTCGATTCCGTCGATACGGTAAGCGATGTCGCCGACATGTTTGCCGAGTCGGAAAACCGGCCTCTTTTCGTTCTTTGCAGAGGAGAATCTTATCTGAAAATCTCAGCGAGAGCACCCCGGTCCGCAGACGTGGATTTTGAGCAGTTCATCGTGACTGCCGCAAAAACATTCGGCGGAAAGGGCGGAGGTCATAAGACCCGGGCAGGCGGCGAGTTCCCGCTTGCCTGCGAGACTGAGTTTATCAGATCACTGGAGGCATTAGCGTGA
- a CDS encoding 30S ribosomal protein S15, producing MARMHARRRGIASSVRPYRKEVPAWSNSDVKEIEGKIVELRKAGLTCAQIGLVLRDKHGVPNVKLATGKRINAIVRENDLDTDIPEDLRNLMHKALMMRKHLEQNRKDLHNKRQLQLTEAKVRRLVKYYVGTKRLPLGWVYKPETAEILLSR from the coding sequence ATGGCACGAATGCATGCTAGAAGAAGAGGAATTGCATCCTCTGTCAGACCATACAGAAAAGAAGTCCCTGCCTGGTCCAACTCCGATGTCAAAGAGATCGAGGGTAAAATCGTCGAGCTGCGCAAAGCAGGTCTTACCTGTGCACAGATCGGTCTCGTTCTCCGTGACAAACACGGAGTCCCGAACGTAAAACTCGCAACCGGCAAGAGAATCAATGCCATCGTTCGTGAGAACGACCTTGACACCGACATCCCCGAAGATCTGCGTAACCTTATGCACAAGGCACTCATGATGAGAAAACACCTTGAGCAGAACAGAAAAGACCTTCACAACAAACGTCAGCTCCAGCTGACCGAAGCGAAGGTCCGCAGACTCGTAAAGTACTATGTTGGTACCAAACGCTTACCGCTCGGCTGGGTCTACAAGCCGGAGACTGCAGAGATTCTTCTGTCCAGATAA